The genomic stretch AAGGCAAGGGCGTCCTCGCGATTTGCCGCGGTGCCCTGCCAGCGGTCCAGCGGCTGGCCGTTTTCGAACAGCGTCCACTGCCCGCTCCACTGCGCACCCTTCTGCGTAACGCGGCCAACCAGCACGCGACGCTGTCCGTCGGCCTGCGCCGCCGCCAGCACGCTGCCGCTCATGCCCTGCAGCACGTCCTGCAGTTCGTTGGCGCCGCCGGAAGCGGGCAACAGCACCGGCACACCGCGCGCAAGCGCCGTCTGCAGCAGCGACGGCGCCTCGACCGCGGCCAGGTTCTCGGTCAGCAGCCAGCGCGCGTTGTCCTCCTGCACGCCCAGCCAGACCTGCGTGACCGGCCGTTCGCGGCCCCACACCGGCAGGCCGCGCTCGTGCAGCAGCGCCTCGAGCGCACGCGCGT from Nevskiales bacterium encodes the following:
- a CDS encoding DUF2066 domain-containing protein is translated as ARALEALLHERGLPVWGRERPVTQVWLGVQEDNARWLLTENLAAVEAPSLLQTALARGVPVLLPASGGANELQDVLQGMSGSVLAAAQADGQRRVLVGRVTQKGAQWSGQWTLFENGQPLDRWQGTAANREDALAFGIDQLANAYAARYALRGGATEADGPLRLEVAGVESAADYARVSKYLAGLSAVSAAELVEIADGMAVYALELRGDRRALEQAIALGSLLRPLASGASPSADAPLQYELAK